In Entelurus aequoreus isolate RoL-2023_Sb linkage group LG12, RoL_Eaeq_v1.1, whole genome shotgun sequence, the DNA window TGGAGATTATCGCCCTTATCTGACTCAACCAGTTCTACCCTCCTGCTTGTCAGCCCCAGTCGAGAGTCATTGAAAGCCACAATTCTCCTCAGCTCACGCTCATCCTGCTCGATGCCCTCCTTTCCTTCTCCGAGGACTTGCTCCCTCCTTTCCTTCTCTCTCCTCCACTGTTCTTCCCATACTGCAGGCTGGCCGCTCATGCTTGCCTCCATGTGGATTGAACCAGCTAATGTTAAGAACATAAACACAGTAAAGTGTGCGAAGATCAAACTTGCCTGCTCACTCTCTAACTGGACGGCAACAAATGCTATTCTGAGCGAGAGGGTCACACAGATTCACTTTCACATAAAAATTGGCAGACACATTGTGATCTTCACTGTGGATGGCCATGGCTTTGGGAACATAATTCACTTGCAGAGGACAACTGGCTTGTGGATGCCAAAGTCGTCTGTTCTTAAGTCACGCACTTCCATACTTGCACATTTTAAATGTGTAATTCACGGATGCACTGAAAATTCTAAGTGTAAGTTGAAAAGTGTGTGAATTAAGTTATTGACTCATTCATTGTTGTTTGAAGTTGTGGCTTTGAGGTCAGTGGGTCACCACATTAGAAGTGTCAGTTTGCAAAACAAGTTTGTCCTATTTATGTTCCTCATGTCCTACATTGACAGTGACGCAGTCTTCATTTgcgataaatgttttgtttggtgCTTTTTCCTGCTCTAAAACCTCTTATATTTGTTCTCATGTTTGTAACTAAACTATTGCAAGAGGTCTTGTAAATTGTGTGTGATGAAACAAAGAGGAAGTAGCTGCAATGTTGTGTTGTCACCAAATCATCCAGTGGACTTTATTTAAAAGTGTGAAACAACAGCTAGAGaagaaatacaacaaaaatacCTATTCATACACATAtgatcatccatccatacattttctaccggttgtccctctcatgtcgctggagcctatcccagctgcactcgggcggaaggcggggcacaccctggacaagttgccacttcatcacagggccaacacagataaacagacaacattcacactcacccaagtgcatgtctttggaggtgggaggaagccagagtacactAAGGGAACCCGCGCAGTCTTGgggtgaacatgcaaactccacacagaaagaccccgatcccggggatcgaacccaggaccctcatattgtgaggcacacgcactaacccctgtaccaacGTGCTGCCCACATAAGATAATAACGATAATAAACATAGTTAAatgaatgttgcaaaaatgtactTTTCTATGAATAACGATATAAACATGTCAAATTTTAAAGCTTTATTTTAAGGCTGTGAAAAATAACTATTTAACTcgagtgattaatcacaaaaaaatcatTGCATTAATTATGTATAGTTGCAGATTTATCGCGCAATTTATTACAGCCTCGTAACCTGTAAGAAAGTGTGGGTGTAGAACAttcatttgtgaaaataaatgatgtccattcaagtaaaacatatatatatatatatatatatatatatatatatatatatatatatatatatatatatatagatatagatatatctctctatatatatacatatatatatataaatatagtcaATGTTTctctggtttatccgttatacagtgctcaatactggggtagagcggaatatacaaacacagaggctatttcatccctacaagcctgtttcgcaggtttccctgctcttcaggggatttttaaatataatatttatatttatatttatatgtatatgtatatgtatatacatattgctCGGCCcatggccaaatttttttaacccaatgcgtcccccgggtcaaaaaggttggggacccctggtgtatgcagaaatatatatatatatatatatatatatatatatatatatatatatatatatatatatatatatatatatatatatatatatatatatatatatatatatatataaatgtacatataaatatgtaaatatttaataataataataataatttaataatatgtaaatatgtatatatatatataaatgtacatgcagaaaacatttgtgtccaaatatttttttaagttaatttaagttATGTAAACTGTTCTTAATCACgatgaatccaaattcaaaagtttgATTATTCCGATTATAAACTGAATCACTTGACACTAGTTTAATTACATCACCTGTTAGCACCAGCTGTGCTAGTCTAACGGCTCAACACTTGCAAGAGTTTTCAACTCCGGCTGGTCCAGCTCTCTTGCCGCCATGTTGGCGTCGTCCCCTTGCCTGCTTTTAAACGGATTCCCCAGTTTGACCGACAGCGTCTGCAGCACTGAGGCGTCGTCCCGCGACGAGCTGGTGCGTCCGCTGCGCCCGAAGGTGGACGTGCTCCTGCTTTCCGAGTTGGTGGCCTCGAAGAGCTTGCCCATGAAGCTGAGACCGGCCTGGCGGATGTGAGAGCTGCCGGCGAACACGTACAGGATGGGATTGACGGCACTGCTGAAGTAAGCGAAGGCGGTCACGTTGGGGCGGGCCATGAGAGCAGCAGCCACCGTTGACTTGCTTCCCTGCAACAGCCCAATCACCTGCGAGAGGAGAGAATTAATGACAATCCGCTCGGTCCTTACGTCCAGAAGTCTGAGAGAATCACctcgatgatgttgatgatgtgaTACGGCACCCAGAAGATGGTAAAGGCACAGATGATCATCAGGATCAGGCGGCTGCCTTGGGCTCGACGCTGGAACATGGCGCTCTGCAGGCGGCAGATGACTGAAGAGTAGCAGGTGTTGATGAGAGAGAAAGGCACCAGGCAGCCCATGACGGTCTCAAAGGTGTACTGGAAGACCCGGTGACCCACACTGCCCCAGTGGTACGGCACGCAATATCTCAGCGTGGCGTTGTTTGGGAACACTTTCCTCAGATTGCTGCACATGCAAACACAACGCTGCAATTCCAGAGACATTATGcagaatatacagtcgtggtcaaaagttgacatacacttgtaaagaacataatgtcatggctgtcttgagttcccaatcatttctacaactcttatttttttgtgatagagtgattggagcacatacttgttggtcacaaataacattcatgaagtttggttctgttatgaatttattatgggtctactgaaaatgtgaccaaatctgctgggtcaaaactgTACATaccgcaatgttaatatttggttacatgtcccttggcaataaggcgcttttggtagccatccacaagcttctggttgaatttttgaccactcttcttgacaaaattggtgcacttcagctaaatttgttggtttcttcagcattgtccacacgtttaagtcaggactttgggaaggccattctaaaaccttaattctagcctgatttcgccattcctttaccagtttcgacgtgtgtttgaggtcatgTTGGAACACCCAAGTGCGCCCaatacccaacctccgggctgatgattttaggttgtcctgaagaatttggaggtaatcctcctttttcattgtcccatttaaagcaccagttccattggcagcaaaacatactaccaccaccatgcttgacggtagggatggtgttcctgggattaaaggcctcaccttttctcctccaaacatattgctgggtattgtggccaaacagctcaatttttgtttcatctgacatcacacggacaaagataagaccttctggaggaaagttctgtggtcgagacagccatgacattatgttctttacaagtggatgtaaacttttgaccacgactgtacatgcaGGACTTACCTGCGATAGAAGGGCATGGGGAGGGACAGCAAGAAGGCCATGACCCAGACCCCCAGCAAGAGAACCAGCAAAGAGCGCTTAGTCCGCATCCTCTGTGACAGGAAAGGCCTGGTGACGGCCAACCAGCGGTCCATGCTCATCAGGCAGATAAGGTAGATGGACACGTACATGTTGACGCTGGAGAGGTAGTGCACCAGCTTGCACGCCGCCGAGCCAAACTCCCACCCTTGTCCACCGGCCAAGAAGCGCAGGAAGACCGGGGCGGTGAGCAGCACGGAGGCATCGGCCAGCGCCAGGTTGAGCACCAGCAAGCACGTTACCGAGCGCTTCCGGACGCGGCAAATCACGGACCACACCACGAAGAGGTTCCCGGGGAAGCCCAGCCCGAACGCCACGGTTAAGATGGCAATGCCGACCTTGGCCGAAGTGCTGATGGGCGGCGAGAAAGCGGTAGAGTTGGCATTGGACGCCATGGCTTCATCCACGCAACGATTTGACTTCTGCTACTGTGGACAGCACATTTGTagagaggaagcaggaagtgttgaaaTGACAGCACACAAACATTACAGCATTATTGACTTCACAATAAAGTCCTAGGACAGAGTGAGCAGGGTCAAGGGCCAAAACCATGAAGGTTGACATTGCGAACATCTGGAAGCGTTGACACAAAAAGTTTCCTACTTGTTGCTCTCAGGAAGGTTAtgatctttcaaaataaaagttaccTGTCGAGACGAGGAGACCGTTCACGTGCAGTcactttgacatccctggctGCTTCCAGGGCACTGAGAGGATACAACGTGTGCTCACGCTACAGGCGGACAttgtgtaatgacaagtgtgacgtGAGGGGAAGCCCTGCAACCACGTCAGCTTTGCAGGGTTATTCAAAAAGAATGAAGCAATTTCATTTCGCAATACTTTAATAAGGAAAATGAATAGAAAAAATCCAGCCAAGTCACAAGTAATCTACACACAatcagcttcttctttttttttttttacaattgttcatTGTGGCCACTCTTTTTGATTAACCCTCTATTTCAAATATGACCTTGACTGATGGCCAAAAGTACACATGCTTgttattaaatggtaaatgggttatacttgtatagcgcttttctaccttcaaggtactcaaagagctttgacactatttccacattcacacacacattcacacactgatggcgggagctgccatgcaaggccttaaccacgacccatcaggagcaagggtgaagtgtcttgctcaaggacacaacggacgtgactatgttggtagaagctggggatcgaaccaggaaccctcaggttgctggcacggccactctcccaactgcgccacgccgtcccctataaTTTAGATTACCttgaaattaataataataataacggattagattttatatcgcgcttttctattgttagatactcaaagcgctcacagagaaaaGGGAAAATTTCTCACACAGTTTCATGTACATTTGGGCTTTTGCAACAAATCACCAGGAAGTTTGGTGTGCACCTTCTAGacaaggcctgggcaattattttgactcgggggccaaatttagagaaaaaatgtgtctgggggccggtatatctatttttaggaacgctaatacaaaacctcacaataatgtctgaatgctaaaaacgctatacgacagaccaccttaaaaaacggaatggaatttttaatttttttacttaatgAGACACCTGTgtctgtgggatttacaatattaactatgaaggataaaacactgaatattgacaacatatgaacgtcacacaccctcttgatcgacatattttgcaatcaagcgaaacgcaacaaaaatgcaacaaacacagcgaaatatgaacgcgaagagtAAAGaaacaaaacacctacaatctgatacatctgatacatcactaagctttagaactttgttgtaaaaatctccttccgcgtctgtccctgacactcgCATTTCAGGCtagctgctctggaaacactctgtggaaacgctctccacccacactgcttggtgcctcgtctgagctgctgtgacttagatgaccatagtaactaattagatgaccatagtaactaattagatgaccatagtaactaattagatggccatagtaactagtatatcatgcagattccaaccattgaaagacttagtatagttgaagacttacggtcattagaaaacatcactgcacatcataatggcagctacattttccatcttaaaaatataaaaaatttgggCCTTAAaaaccccgggccttaatttgcccaggtgtgTTCTAGACAcaagatagaaaaaaaatatatggctGCCATCAAACAAAACGCCAACTCCAGGACTGGCCAGTTATGTCAGTTatgttacgccccccccccccaactcccggtatcggaggtctcaaggtgggCAAGTATGTAATAATTTGACCTggcaaatataccgtattttccggaccatagggcgcaccagattataaggcgcactgcccatGGATGggctatttttaatcttttttcatatattagacgcaccggattataaggcgcattaaaggagtcatccatccatccatttttctaccgcttgtcccttttggggtcagaatttcaacgcaaaaaacggtactttttattttacagtaatatactgtaaagaacaacgtaaaatgtattgtcatttttattaaattGATGGGTAGTTTGGGGTGAAgtgaagtatttatttatttattttgatcattATTATGTCATGATGATAAATCTCTGACATCAATTACACGTACATCATGCTTGCATGTCTTTCAAagaattttccatccatccatttttctaccgcttgtccctttcagggtcgcggggggtgctggagcctatctcggctgcattcgggcggtcggCGGGGTTCCCACATTATTAATCATTTTAAGtcctaaaaaaatacatatttacaaGGGATGGGAAGGGCAGGCCCTAATATTTTTGTGGCCCTGAACAAGATtctgtttgtggccccatttcagACTTCAATGTTACTCGTGtaacactagaccaggggtgtcaaactcattttagatcgggggccacgtggagaaaaatctactcccaagtgggccggactggtaatatcacggcacgataacttaaaaataaagacaacttcaaattgttttctttgtgtaaaaatagaacaagcacattctgaaaatgtacaaatcataaagttgttggggtttttttacacttacatgttgcggttaatagtattctatctttatttgtcgttatttatattttctgaataaatgatgtgataattttcatcagtcaactcattggtgttaattttcaatctatcaagataaaaaaatatcaaaatttaaattacaggatgttatttatgtagtttgctcattttcctcgactggtgcactatcatatggtttattttgtacatatgtagcatcgtctACAAAGGTACAAATAACACACGTTTACAACAGCAggttctttcattccaaaatttcggctcatttttacacAGATAGAAGAGTTTTGGTCGTAAATATAGAACAAGTTTTATATTTATGATTGTCGTCCTGTCCTGTTTGGGAGCCAATTATAGACCAAGATACAATCTTATAAAACAATGTTATGAGCCAAAAGATGCTGTCAGTGGTTGGAAGGGAGGAAAccaagcaaactcatcccgcaggccagataaaacctgtttgcgggcctgatccggcccgcgggctgtacgtttgacacccctgcaccagACAGTACTACTTGTAGTACAGTCATCCCTGGCAACATCACGCTTTGAAGTTTGCGGCTTATAAAGTGGACTACGTGGGTGTTACAAGTCGTAAAGTTTTTATGCTCAAGCTATAAAAATGTTCCATTCATAGTTTATAAATCCTACTTTTTGGAAATGAATTTACTATGACCAGGCCTGGAACCTATTACTAGCAATAAACAACGGTTTACTGTATTACTTTTTTCTGGCTATGGAAGTCTGAGTGTGTGCATACAACCAACAACTAACAAAGATGCAGTTCAGTCACATTTGTAATCagatataaagaaataatgtaatATTGATATTTCACAAGTTAAgatttgtacagtatatatgctATAAATAATCacacatgaacaataaacaaaaaagacTACACTGACAACTACAATTCAGTCAAATATGCTCAATGGTCATACGTTTATAATCCAGATTATGCCCAAAATTCATATGAAAATGCAAATAAATAGGTTGAGGGTGTGAAGGGAGAGAAACGTTTTAGCTATCTCCTATCGCAGTGAAGACAATTCAAAACCACTATGGCGCTTTGGCATTTttcgaaaaagtaaacaaaacgcaataaatggtaaacaaaaaaaataagtatgaaaaaaaaaaaacattctttagACATATCTTTGGGGGAAATGTTCTGCTTTTCAGTCGTTAAAGAAATACAGCTTTAAATCTGTCACGATGATGACGCGATGCTAAATTAGCGATTACCTCTATTGGAGCATGGACTTATCTccagctggccccactatggactggactctcacactattatgttggatccactatggactggactctcacaatatccaGAGGGGGgcagggggaagggggggggggggtctgcggtcccctccaaggtttctcattgtcatcccattgggttgagtttttcttgccctgatgtgggatctgagccgaggatgtcgttgtggcttgtgcagccctttgagacactcgtgatttagggctatataagtaaactttgattgattgattgattgattgattgattgactgacttCTTAGTTGTAGTGCAGCTGCAGCAACACTTGTGTTCCGGTTTATTCAAACCTTTGCTTGCCACACAAACACATTCGTACAACAACACAACCAAACCTTTGCTTGCCACACAAACACATTCGTACAACAACACAACCACACCTTTGCTTGCCGCACAAACACATTCGTACAACAACACAACCACAGCGGGACAAGACGGACGTGGAGAGTTGGTGTCGTTATTTGTCCCCCAAAAGTTTATAGAATCATCGGGCAAACGGACATAGGAGTTGTTCAAGACCACCATCAGCAGCGTCACGTCTGCAGCTTCGGCGCTTTGACATTGGAGCCCGAGTTAGAGTCCTGACCTTTTTCCTTGAGCATGACGCCGTCTGATTCTTTGTCTTTGTCCCGACTGTTTTGGCTGTTCTGACGGCTCTTCCTGGTGGCTGACTCCAGACCGGTCGCCTCGAACAGGCGGGCCATGAAAGCCAGACCCTCTCGGCGGATGTACGACTTGCCGGCGAAGAAGTAGAGCACCGGGTTGGCGCAGCTGCTGATAAAAGCCACTGAGGAGGTGACAGCTCTACCCCGATGCCAGATTTTACCCAACCTGTCGGATCGGAACTGATATTGTGATCGCAGTTTGAGGTGTTTATGTTCAAAAAAGCAGAGAGCTGAGAAAGGTTATAGAGGGGCAGGACAAACCTCAGACCACATCAGCAGCTTAAAACTGCCAGTCCAAAAAGATATAACAAAACTAGGCAAGAAAGTTGCAACCGTAACCACGACAAGCAAGTACCAAAGCATGTGTGAAGGCTTACATTGTTTTGACCGCCCCCTCTGGACATAGCGCCCATGTAACCTGGGGAAACAAACGACAGGTAAATAGTCGCCGCAAGTACACGCTGAGCAAGCACGTTTACCTGCACCATGTTGACAACGTGGTAGGGCAGCCAGAAGAGGCAGAAGGTCACCACGATGGCCAGGATGAGCTTCTCGCTGCGAATGCGCCGGCCGAATTTGGTCTTTTGGATGCGGCGCAAAATGCAGATGTAGCTGACCACTACGATGCTGTAAGGGACCAGGAAGCCCAGGACCAGCTCCAGCATGTACTGGATGACCGTCTACACACACAGATAGGCAGTCAATGTTTTCATGATGACAGTGGTGTGCGCCGACACAAACTTACGTGACTATCCTCGTCATGAAACGAGTCGCAGATGGCGCGGTCGTCACCGTTATTCGACCTTACATTGCGAAAGACGAGAGCAGGGACGGAGGCGGCGGCCACCAGTGCCCACATGACTGCCAGCGTCCACGTTACCACCCTGTGCCCGGCCAAGACGGCGACACGCTGCGGCCGCACTATCGCCAGCAGTCTGTAGAGGCTCATGAGGGTGATGATGTGGATGGAGGCGTACATGTTGGCCAGGCACAGGTAGAAGAGCACCTTGCACATCACATTCCCGAACACCCACCTCTTCATCACCAAGTAGGCGATGAAGAACGGAGTCAGTGCCATTAACGAGCCGTCAGCAATGGCCAGGTTGAGGATGAGGAGGGTGGTAATGGTCTGCTTCCGGGCGCGGGCCAGGATGCTCCAGATTACAAAGAGGTTGCCGGGTAAGCCCACGAGAAAGACGAGGCTAAGGATGAGTGCGCCCATGATGGTCGCGGAAGTGCTGTCCACGATGCTCTCGTTCCCCGGCGTGAGCGCCGTGGAGCTGTTGGCGGGCGCCATCCGGCGgcggtggagggggtgggggcgcTGGTCGTCGCCTGCCAAAATAGTGTCTGAACATGAGTGAGCAGGTCAGGTCAAGTGTTTGGAGGGAGGGGCTGTGCACACCTAACGGGTTTTAACCGACAATGCTGATTCCTGAGAGGCGAGACCAGACACGCACCAGATTGAGCAACTGTTTCATTTACTGCCTGTGACAGAGTGCTCAATAATACAAACAATTAGATGGGAACCAGGTAGTTGTTAAAAGCCAAGAGGGTTCTTGCACTGACTTACACTCAAACCGAAACATACCCCACCTTCTTCGTCACTCAAAGTGTTTGTGCACTTGACTGCAGACCATTTCTCATTAACAACTCTTCACAATGAACTCAACAAAACACAAATCATTAAAAGATGAGAATGAGTGCAATCTTTTCATGGAACGCTCACAAATACTGAAAGTCATTGCACAAGCTGCTTTCCGTTCTAcaagggtgtgtttgtgtgtgctgtgactcatacacacacacacacctgtgaaggAATCCAGTAAACATGCAGCAAAA includes these proteins:
- the ltb4r gene encoding leukotriene B4 receptor 1, whose translation is MASNANSTAFSPPISTSAKVGIAILTVAFGLGFPGNLFVVWSVICRVRKRSVTCLLVLNLALADASVLLTAPVFLRFLAGGQGWEFGSAACKLVHYLSSVNMYVSIYLICLMSMDRWLAVTRPFLSQRMRTKRSLLVLLLGVWVMAFLLSLPMPFYRSNLRKVFPNNATLRYCVPYHWGSVGHRVFQYTFETVMGCLVPFSLINTCYSSVICRLQSAMFQRRAQGSRLILMIICAFTIFWVPYHIINIIEVIGLLQGSKSTVAAALMARPNVTAFAYFSSAVNPILYVFAGSSHIRQAGLSFMGKLFEATNSESRSTSTFGRSGRTSSSRDDASVLQTLSVKLGNPFKSRQGDDANMAARELDQPELKTLASVEPLD
- the ltb4r2a gene encoding leukotriene B4 receptor 2a, with amino-acid sequence MAPANSSTALTPGNESIVDSTSATIMGALILSLVFLVGLPGNLFVIWSILARARKQTITTLLILNLAIADGSLMALTPFFIAYLVMKRWVFGNVMCKVLFYLCLANMYASIHIITLMSLYRLLAIVRPQRVAVLAGHRVVTWTLAVMWALVAAASVPALVFRNVRSNNGDDRAICDSFHDEDSHTVIQYMLELVLGFLVPYSIVVVSYICILRRIQKTKFGRRIRSEKLILAIVVTFCLFWLPYHVVNMVQVTWALCPEGAVKTMLGKIWHRGRAVTSSVAFISSCANPVLYFFAGKSYIRREGLAFMARLFEATGLESATRKSRQNSQNSRDKDKESDGVMLKEKGQDSNSGSNVKAPKLQT